One genomic window of Mercenaria mercenaria strain notata chromosome 2, MADL_Memer_1, whole genome shotgun sequence includes the following:
- the LOC128549147 gene encoding cartilage intermediate layer protein 1-like translates to MNTETGTWEYVSPGTGTRRRKRQVTALWIGEIDWSSVTDQDWYNYGYVYTLTDRPCYFKIRLFTDQQFTTQVPNPERYIEVDYHTIKDSTLLTIRDYLYYPENECIHAICEDDNAYIALYYYGRNGYDSLYAGPPEIGSSSHYYEIMEDDRVLKIQMSSSSNGPFYNNLTQCEASTSNNYHLRYHYGMTSEAFTYMKTFTFSPSLGIPESIRISQRTWYPDRSFEGYRVCFMKVSLLFEDGLSLSPGQYIKLKATSYGGTNNEIKDFILGIREYDITNVTENSSVCIEYKCSGTIDPNFDQQFDHTRIVLTLVYPTSEMECNVTKEADFLSSDDTSLNEAQIGSTNGTYEIYAPTVYTPDNGLYSATSDKLVIDSAYVTAEGECRSGEPQNIVDDNPDTGVAVTFTFKNKCLYWWLWFYDDC, encoded by the coding sequence ATGAATACTGAAACAGGAACATGGGAATATGTTTCTCCTGGAACAGGAACAAGAAGACGGAAAAGACAAGTCACTGCTCTTTGGATTGGCGAAATCGACTGGTCCAGTGTGACAGACCAGGATTGGTATAATTACGGTTATGTATACACTTTAACTGACAGACCCTGTTATTTCAAAATTCGTCTTTTCACAGACCAACAATTTACAACACAAGTTCCAAACCCGGAAAGATATATTGAGGTAGATTACCACACTATTAAAGATTCCACGCTATTAACTATCAGGGATTATCTGTACTATCCTGAAAATGAATGCATTCATGCTATTTGTGAAGATGATAATGCATACATAGCCCTATATTATTACGGAAGAAATGGTTATGATTCTCTTTATGCTGGTCCGCCAGAAATAGGATCAAGCAGCCATTATTACGAAATAATGGAGGACGATAGAGTTCTGAAAATCCAAATGTCTTCCTCAAGTAATGGACCTTTTTACAATAACCTGACACAATGCGAAGCCTCAACCTCGAATAATTATCACCTGAGGTATCACTACGGGATGACGTCTGAAGCTTTCACATACatgaaaacatttactttcagtcCAAGTTTAGGGATACCGGAGTCAATAAGGATCAGTCAGAGGACGTGGTACCCAGACCGTTCATTTGAAGGCTACAGAGTATGTTTCATGAAAGTAAGCCTTTTGTTTGAAGACGGACTATCTTTGTCACCTGGCCAATACATAAAACTTAAAGCAACAAGCTACGGTGGTACAAACAATGAAATTAAAGACTTTATTCTTGGAATCCGAGAGTATGACATTACGAATGTCACAGAGAATTCTTCAGTTTGTATCGAATATAAATGCAGTGGAACCATAGATCCGAATTTTGACCAACAATTTGATCACACAAGAATAGTGCTGACACTGGTTTATCCAACCAGCGAAATGGAATGTAACGTAACAAAGGAAGCAGACTTTTTGTCTTCTGACGATACTTCCCTAAATGAGGCCCAGATTGGAAGTACAAATGGCACTTACGAAATATATGCACCGACAGTATACACACCCGATAATGGTCTATACTCGGCTACTAGCGACAAGTTAGTTATCGACAGTGCCTATGTCACGGCTGAAGGTGAATGCCGATCAGGAGAACCACAAAATATTGTTGATGATAACCCGGACACTGGCGTGGCagtaacatttacatttaaaaacaaatgtttatactGGTGGTTATGGTTTTATGACGATTgttag